In the Diospyros lotus cultivar Yz01 chromosome 13, ASM1463336v1, whole genome shotgun sequence genome, ACTATGATCATTATCTTTGTATTTCAAATCTTATTCTGCTTCAGTTTGTGAAGGCCAGAAGGATTGGTCAACTTCTGAAGAATAAATGGCTCCCGAAAATGCCTCTAGTGATTTGTCATCAGAGATGGAGTTGGATGCTTTTAGACGTCTCTTTCCTCTACGTTTTCATGAGCGCCATTTGATTGAATCAATTCGCCCTGATGGTAGGCCACTTGGAAATGCTAGAGATACAACACTTGCTCTTGGTTAGTACATTCGTCTTCTATTGGATTGGAAAAATTTCCTTCTTATTTGTGGTTGCTAACTTGGTTTTCCTACTTGAATTGAACCTTTGGCAATCTAGGAGCTGTTGCATCTGCTAGTGGGTCAGCTCTAGCAAAGATAGGTTGCACGGTAAGTGTTTTCTTCTCATTGTCCtctgtgtgtgcgcgcgcgcccACCTATGTACGTGTGTGGATGTGTAAACCGTGAGTAATGGGATCTTTGATGTTGGCATTGGTTGTTTATATGAAATTCAGGTTTATGTATGGTTTTTATTTGTGAATAGAATACGAATTGTTGGTTCTTTCTTTTATGGTTTTTAAGTTAGACTCTGAAACCTTTTGTCCTTGTGCAGACTATGTTGGCTGCCATTAAAATGGAAGTCATGACTCCTACCCCGGAATCACCAGACGAAGGCTGCATAGGTTGTTGATCATTAATTACATCTTCTTTTTCTActtatctttttcattttttatatgcGCACCAATGCATAATATTCTCCTTGTTTACAGCAATTGATTTCCACATGCCTCCAATTTGTTCCCCTATTGTTAGACCTGGCAGGCCAGCTGAGGTGGCACCTGTTATTGGGAAGCAGTTATCTGACACTATCTTAAGGCATGTCTGCCTGATCCATTCTAATGTTATTCTTTGCTTTCATCTTTCCCCACCTCCCCCGGCACAACATTGTTACGATGATCCTCTCTGaagttttttaattatgaaagagggaaatatattttttcatcattttctcagcttttgtttgatatttcttttggCTGCTTTACTAAGAATACATTTTTCAACATCTAATGCACGTCTTTTGTGAACCTTGTGTGTTCTGTGCATGTGCTTCAGTATATTTCctattcttaattgtttatgaGATCCTTCGTTTCATGGTATACCAACATTTTTTGAAAGTTAAGATTTTTCACAAGTATAACGTCTACCTCCTTCAAACTTCAAGATGTAAGGAGTCATATGGCCTTAAAATGCACCTGTCaggatgaaatttttgaatCTTTATGAGATTTCTCTCAGGCTATTGATTCTTTTCATAAAAAGAATGACTAACAGGCCCTTTGCACTAGAGGATACTAATTTTCTACAAAAGAATTCTTAGTGGTTGTTGTTGAAGGTATAATAAGATTTCCTTATGAAGTTCCATAGGGTTGTGTGGTTTAATGATGTCTGTATTTGTCATGCAATGCATTTAAACTTTTAGTGATCTATATTTCTGCCTCTGGAATGTAATGCTAATTCTTAATTGTTTGATATGCATGTATCTGACTGACTTTAAGTATTTTGGTGGTTGTAGTTCTGGCATGATTAATTTGAAGGAGTTATCTTTGGTGGGTGGGAAAGCTGCTTGGATGGCCTACCTGGTAATGGTTTATGAGATTGAAGTCTATTTCACTTAAAAAATTTGAGCATCCTTgaatatatttgatatttgatctTGATTGTCTCAGTATGCATTTTTGTGTATCCGATAATCAATGTCATAAACACGAACTTGTCTGTGTCATGTACTTGACTTGTGACATTGGTGGTGTGtctatattgaataaaattaaatttttatttcctgCAGGACATATACTGTTTGGATGCTGATGGTGCCCTATTTGACACTGCATTACTTTCTGCAGTTGCTGCATTCTCTCATCGTAAGATATTGCAGTTTTGCAAACtagcatttcttcttcttcttttttttttttttaacacaaatGCAAAAATGTCACATCCTATGTTTGCACTAAAATTTATTGCTGTTGTTGGGTTAGCAAGAGATACATATGGAAACAACTAACTTGCAATAATCCAGATCCAAATTTTACACCAGCAAAAGTAAGCAAATATTTTGAACCTACTGAGCAGCTTTTGATTTGTCCCACAAATGCCCATAACCAGCAAATCTCTTAAACCTATTGTGGCAGCACAAGCCTCACGTGCCAGTGTAAAATATTTGCTAGCTTGATTTGTATGCGTGCTTGAGGTTTTCTCACCCCTCTGATGTTCTCTTCCAAGTGCATTTTCTGTGCAATCTCAATAATATTCAGATAACCCTCTGATTGTATGAGAGAATGAAGGCTATAAGCCGACTTTTTCCAATGCTTTTGAAGAGTAAAATTAGCTTAGCAGGCTCAATGGCCCCGTGTCACTGTAACTCCCAATTTGCTTGTATTATCTTATccagtttttatgttttgattatatCAGAGTTAGAATATGTGTGCTACAAGTGCTTTTCATGAGCTTGTAGCATTGAGGAGGTGAGGAAAGTGGGTTGACAGGTAAACACAAGAAATATGGAATGTCCTAATTTCTAAATGGAGCTGCAGTAAAATTCTCTGATTGCTAGACAGGGCATTATCTTCCAAAACAGTACATGCTAGGATTTTTCGAGCAATGAATAGTTACATGTTTTGAGGATGTCGAAATTACTTATGAGATCTGGATTATTGGAGATGAGATGGATTTTCTTGATAGCTTGATATTTCATAAATCTAAATATCTATCTTCCTTATTCTCATTCCATTTTATCTCTACTTTCCTTTTTGCTGTTCATTTGGTGTGACAATGAGTATTTGATGGTGTTCAAATTAGTTTAAAGTGAGTAAAAGGAAAGAAGTAAACAATGTCCTCTTGTTTCTGTTGACATTACTCTGTCTCTTCCAGTCTTCCTATATCTTGTTAGGTTCTTACTAGAATTTCTGATGTGTTTTGGATTAGTATGTGTAGTCTTGTGTATgcatctgtgtgtgtgtgtaaacagactttttttttttttgaaagaaggttagattatattatattaatgcatAAAAGCAAGGCTACTAGAAGCAATGATACTCTACCTAATATGAAAAACCCCAAGAAAAACTGTACTAGACAGAGAATGAGATACTGAAATGAA is a window encoding:
- the LOC127789286 gene encoding uncharacterized protein LOC127789286 isoform X2 yields the protein MAPENASSDLSSEMELDAFRRLFPLRFHERHLIESIRPDGRPLGNARDTTLALGAVASASGSALAKIGCTTMLAAIKMEVMTPTPESPDEGCIAIDFHMPPICSPIVRPGRPAEVAPVIGKQLSDTILSSGMINLKELSLVGGKAAWMAYLDIYCLDADGALFDTALLSAVAAFSHLQIPAVSLNDDGRVVVVSDENGGKLKEEPVNKEKRKLKLSRIPFSLTCILHKNYILADPTAEEESIMETLVTVVLDSSYQLVSLNKPGGPALAYMPAVQGCIALTRQRVKELQKILDESISDREVD